The Onychomys torridus chromosome 4, mOncTor1.1, whole genome shotgun sequence genome includes a window with the following:
- the Vps16 gene encoding vacuolar protein sorting-associated protein 16 homolog: protein MDCYTANWNPLGDSAFYRKYELYSMDWDLKEELKDCLVAAAPYGGPIALLRNCWRKEKAASVRPVLEIYSASGMPLASLLWKSGPVVALGWSAEEELLCVQEDGVVLVYGLHGDFRRHFSMGNEVLQNRVLDARIFHTEFGSGVAILTGAYRFTLSANVGDLKLRRMPEVPGLQSAPSCWTTLCHDRVTHILLAVGPDLYLLDHATCSTVTPAGLAPGVSSFLQMAVSFTYRYLALFTDTGYIWMGTASLKEKLCEFNCNIRAPPKQMVWCSRPRSKERAVVVAWERRLMVVGNAPESIQFVLDEDSYLVPELDGVRIFSRSTHEFLHEVPVASEEIFKIASMAPGALLLEAQKEYEKESQKADEYLREIQELGQLIQAVQQCIEAAGHEHQPDMQKSLLRAASFGKCFLDRFPPDSFVRMCQDLRVLNAIRDYHIGIPLTYSQYKQLTIQVLLDRLVLRRLYPLAIKICEYLRLPEVQGVSRILAHWACYKVQQKDVSDEDVARAINQKLGDTPGVSYSDIAARAYGCGRTELAIKLLEYEPRSGEQVPLLLKMKRSKLALSKAIESGDTDLVFTVLLHLKNELNRGDFFMTLRNQPMALSLYRQFCKHQELDTLKDLYNQDDNHQELGSFHIRASYATEERIEGRVAALQTAADAFYKAKNEFAAKATEDQMRLLRLQRRLEDELGGQFLDLSLHDTVTTLILGGHNKRAEQLARDFRIPDKRLWWLKLAALADLEDWEELEKFSKSKKSPIGYLPFVEICMKQHNKYEAKKYASRVGPEQKVKALLLVGDVAQAADVAIEHRNESELSLVLSHCTGATDGATADKIQRARAQAQKK, encoded by the exons ATGGACTGTTACACTGCGAATTGGAATCCACTCGGGGACTCTGCCTTTTACCG GAAATATGAGCTGTACAGCATGGACTGGGACCTGAAGGAGGAACTCAAGGATTGCTTGGTGGCTGCTGCACCCTATGGGGGTCCCATTG CTCTACTGAGGAACtgttggagaaaagagaaagctgcCAGCGTGCGGCCAGTACTGGAGATCTACTCTGCTTCTGGCATGCCACTGGCCAGCCTGCTG TGGAAGAGTGGGCCTGTGGTGGCCCTTGGCTGGTCAGCTGAGGAGGAGCTGCTCTGTGTGCAAGAGGACGGTGTGGTGCTAGTTTATGGGCTTCATGGAGACTTCCGGAGGCACTTCAGCATGGGCAAT GAGGTGCTTCAGAACCGAGTCCTCGACGCCCGAATTTTTCACACTGAGTTTGGTTCTGGGGTGGCCATCCTCACAGGGGCCTATCGCTTCACCCTGAGTGCCAACGTGGGTGACCTCAAACTCCGTCGGATGCCAGAGGTGCCAG GTCTGCAAAGTGCACCCTCGTGTTGGACCACACTGTGCCATGACCGAGTAACGCACATTCTGCTGGCTGTAGGACCTGATCTTTACCTCCTGGATCATGCCACGTGCTCCACAGTG ACACCTGCTGGCCTAGCCCCAGGAGTGAGCAGCTTCCTACAGATGGCTGTATCCTTCACGTATCGTTACCTGGCACTCTTCACAGACACGGGCTACATCTGGATGGGAACAGCATCACTCAAG GAGAAGCTGTGTGAGTTCAACTGCAACATCCGGGCACCCCCGAAGCAGATGGTCTG GTGTAGTCGTCCTCGAAGCAAGGAAAGGGCCGTTGTGGTGGCCTGGGAGAGGCGGCTGATGGTGGTGGGCAATGCACCTGAAAGCATTCA GTTTGTGCTAGATGAGGACTCCTACTTAGTGCCTGAGCTTGATGGGGTCCGCATCTTCTCCCGCAGCACCCATGAATTCTTGCATGAAGTCCCAG TGGCCAGTGAAGAGATCTTCAAAATTGCCTCAATGGCCCCAGGAGCACTGCTGTTGGAGGCCCAGAAGGAATATGAG AAAGAGAGCCAGAAAGCAGATGAGTACCTACGGGAGATCCAGGAGCTGGGGCAGCTGATCCAGGCTGTGCAACAGTGCATTGAGGCTGCAGGACATGAGCACCAGCCAGACATGCAAAAGAGTCTGCTCAGG GCGGCTTCCTTTGGAAAGTGTTTCCTTGACAGGTTCCCACCTGACAGTTTCGTGCGCATGTGTCAGGACCTGCGAGTGCTCAATGCTATTAGGGACTACCACATTGGGATCCCTCTGACCTATAGCCA ATACAAGCAGCTCACCATCCAGGTGCTGCTGGACAG GCTTGTGTTGCGGAGGCTTTACCCTCTAGCTATTAAGATATGCGAGTACCTGCGCCTTCCTGAAGTACAGGGTGTCAGCAGGATCCTAGCCCACTGGGCCTGCTACAAG GTGCAGCAGAAAGATGTCTCAGATGAAGATGTAGCACGGGCTATCAATCAGAAGCTTGGTGACACGCCTGGTGTTTCATATTCTGACATTGCTGCACGAGCCTATGGCTGTGGCCGCACTGAGCTAGCCATCAAG CTGCTGGAGTATGAGCCACGATCAGGGGAGCAGGTGCCTCTTCTCCTAAAGATGAAGAGGAGCAAACTAGCACTGAGCAAGGCCATTGAGAGTGGAGACACTGACCTGG TGTTTACAGTGTTGCTGCACCTAAAGAATGAACTAAATCGAGGAGACTTTTTCATGACTCTCCGGAACCAACCCATGGCCCTGAGTTTGTATCGACAG TTCTGTAAGCATCAGGAGCTAGACACTCTGAAGGACCTCTACAATCAAGATGACAATCACCAGGAGCTGGGCAGCTTTCACATCCGGGCCAGCTATGCCACTGAAGAG CGAATTGAGGGACGGGTAGCAGCTCTGCAGACGGCAGCTGATGCCTTCTACAAGGCCAAGAATGAATTTGCAGCCAAG GCCACAGAGGACCAAATGAGGCTCCTGCGACTACAGCGGCGTCTAGAAGATGAGCTGGGGGGCCAGTTCCTAGACCTGTCTCTACATGACACAGTCACCACTCTCATCCTTGGAGGCCACAACAAGCGTGCAGAGCAGCTAGCACGCGATTTTCGCATCCCCGACAAAAG GCTCTGGTGGCTAAAGCTGGCTGCCCTGGCAGATTTGGAAGattgggaggagctggagaagtttTCCAAGAGCAAGAAATCACCGATTGGCTACCTG CCCTTTGTAGAGATCTGCATGAAACAACATAACAAGTATGAGGCCAAGAAGTACGCTTCCCGGGTGGGTCCTGAGCAAAAGGTCAAGGCTTTGCTTCTTGTTGG GGACGTGGCTCAGGCTGCGGATGTGGCTATTGAGCACCGGAATGAAAGCGAGCTGAGCCTGGTTCTGTCCCACTgcactggagctacagatggggCCACAGCTGACAAGATTCAGCGGGCCAGAGCACAGGCCCAGAAGAAATAA